AGAAGGCGTTCTGCACCTCCTGGAAGGTCTGGCCGGTGAAGGAGTTCACCGTGAAGACGATCTGGTCGATGTGGACCGGCACCCGCTCCAGGTCCACGAGGATCGCCTCGTCGTCGCCGCCCTGGCCCGCGCCGCCCACCAGGTTGTCGCCGGTGTGCTTGACCGAGCCGTCGTCGCTGACCAGGTGGCGGAAGAAGACCACGTCGACCGGCTGCTTCTCGGCGAAGAGGACGGCCGAGGCGTCCAGGTCGATCTCCCGGGTGCGCGAGCCGAAGAGACCGCGGCGCGGCGCCGCCTGCCAGCCGAGCCCCATCCGCACCTGGCTGAGGCTGCCCCCGCCCCGCTTCTCCAGGCTGATGGCCTGACCCTTGGTCATGTTGACCGACACGCGTTGCCCCTCTCGTTAAGCGTTCCCCGCGCCCGCTGTCCGGTGCGTGCAGTTGTCGAGCACCCTACGCAGCGGCACCGACGGCGCGGAGGCACGGTCCGGTTTTGTGTCGGTCTTGCAACACAGCGGACCGCCCTCCGCCCTCGTCCGATCAGGCGAGTCCCGCCTCCTTCATCTGGCGCAACTCCTTCTTCAGCTCCCCCACTTCGTCGCGGAGCCGGGCCGCCACCTCGAACTGCAGCTCGGCCGCCGCGGCGCGCATCCGGTCGGTCATCTCCTCGATGATCGCGGCCAGTTCGGTGGCGGGCCGGTCGCCGAGCTCGACGGTGGAGCCTGCCTTGCCCTTGCCCTTGCCCTTGCCCCTGGCCGTGGGGCCGTGCGCGGCGAGCGAGGGCACGGGGGCCTTCGCGCCCTTGCCCTCCTTCGGCTGCCGGTAGCCGGTGCCGAGCAGTTCCTCGGTGTCGAGCTCCTCGCGGGCGATGGTCGCGACGATGTCGTTGATCTTCTTGCGGAGCGGCTGCGGGTCGATGCCGCGCTCCGTGTTGTACGCGATCTGCTTCTCGCGGCGCCGGTTGGTCTCCTCGATGGCCTGCTCCATCGCCGGGGTGATCCGGTCCGCGTACATGTGGACCTGTCCCGACACGTTGCGCGCGGCGCGGCCGATCGTCTGGATGAGGGAGGTCCCGGAGCGCAGGAAGCCCTGCTTGTCGGCGTCGAGGATGGCGACGAGGGACACCTCGGGCAGGTCGAGGCCCTCCCGGAGGAGGTTGATGCCGACGAGGACGTCGTACTCGCCGGCGCGCAGCTCGCGGAGGAGTTCGATGCGGCGCAGGGTGTCGACGTCGCTGTGCAGGTAGCGCACCTGGATGCCGAGCTCCAGGAAGTAGTCGGTGAGGTCCTCGGCCATCTTCTTGGTGAGGGTGGTGACGAGGACCCGCTCGTCGCGCTCGGCGCGCAGCCGGATCTCGTGGACCAGGTCGTCGATCTGGCCCTCGGTGGGCTTGACCACGACCTCGGGGTCGACGAGCCCGGTGGGGCGGATGATCTGCTCGACGAAGCCGTCGCCGCGCGAGAGCTCGTACGTCCCGGGGGTCGCGGAGAGGTAGACGGTCTGGCCGATCCGCTCCTGGAACTCCTCCCACTTCAGCGGGCGGTTGTCGAGGGCGGACGGGAGCCGGAAGCCGTGGTCGACCAGGGTCCGCTTGCGGGAGGCGTCGCCCTCGTACATGGCGCCGATCTGCGGCACGGTGACGTGCGACTCGTCGATGACGAGGAGGAAGTCCTCGGG
The DNA window shown above is from Streptomyces vietnamensis and carries:
- a CDS encoding TerD family protein; its protein translation is MSVNMTKGQAISLEKRGGGSLSQVRMGLGWQAAPRRGLFGSRTREIDLDASAVLFAEKQPVDVVFFRHLVSDDGSVKHTGDNLVGGAGQGGDDEAILVDLERVPVHIDQIVFTVNSFTGQTFQEVQNAFCRIVDETNGQELARYTLDGGGNYTAQIMAKVHRVGSGWQMTALGNPANGRTFQDLMPAILPHL
- the uvrB gene encoding excinuclease ABC subunit UvrB; translation: MRPVSKIERSVAPFEVVSEYKPSGDQPTAIAELERRIRAGEKDVVLLGATGTGKSATTAWMIEKLQRPTLVMAPNKTLAAQLANEFRELLPNNAVEYFVSYYDYYQPEAYVPQSDTYIEKDSSINEEVERLRHSATNSLLTRRDVVVVASVSCIYGLGTPQEYVDRMVPLKVGEEIDRDQLLRRFVDIQYTRNDLAFTRGTFRVRGDTIEIFPVYEELAVRIEMFGDEIEALSTLHPLTGEVISEDRELYVFPASHYVAGPERMERAVNDIERELEGRLAELDKQGKHLESQRLRMRTTYDIEMMRQIGSCSGIENYSMHFDGREPGSAPNTLLDYFPEDFLLVIDESHVTVPQIGAMYEGDASRKRTLVDHGFRLPSALDNRPLKWEEFQERIGQTVYLSATPGTYELSRGDGFVEQIIRPTGLVDPEVVVKPTEGQIDDLVHEIRLRAERDERVLVTTLTKKMAEDLTDYFLELGIQVRYLHSDVDTLRRIELLRELRAGEYDVLVGINLLREGLDLPEVSLVAILDADKQGFLRSGTSLIQTIGRAARNVSGQVHMYADRITPAMEQAIEETNRRREKQIAYNTERGIDPQPLRKKINDIVATIAREELDTEELLGTGYRQPKEGKGAKAPVPSLAAHGPTARGKGKGKGKAGSTVELGDRPATELAAIIEEMTDRMRAAAAELQFEVAARLRDEVGELKKELRQMKEAGLA